From one Enterococcus sp. DIV2402 genomic stretch:
- a CDS encoding response regulator transcription factor — protein sequence MNKILIIEDDASIANLQKDYLEINQMDVTIENDGQLGLETALTNSFDLIIVDVMLPNLDGFEICKKIRANTQIPIMIVSAKKEDFDKVRGLGLGANDYLVKPFSPNELVARVKAHISRYQSLQPQTANHLIIETPDLRIDKAAHKVWALEQEVFLTHKEFNLLVFLAEHPNRVWRKEELFETLWGFDSLDTEMATVVVHIKRIREKLKKANLANSPIETIWGSGYRFNL from the coding sequence ATGAATAAAATTTTGATTATTGAAGACGATGCTAGTATTGCCAATCTACAAAAAGATTATTTAGAAATTAATCAAATGGACGTGACCATTGAAAACGATGGGCAGCTTGGCTTAGAAACTGCCTTAACCAATTCCTTTGACTTAATTATCGTTGACGTTATGTTGCCAAATTTGGATGGCTTCGAAATTTGTAAAAAAATTCGGGCGAATACCCAGATTCCAATCATGATTGTTTCTGCAAAAAAAGAAGACTTTGATAAAGTACGCGGACTAGGCTTAGGCGCAAATGATTATCTCGTTAAACCATTCAGCCCGAATGAATTAGTCGCACGTGTCAAAGCCCATATCAGTCGCTATCAGTCCTTACAACCGCAAACAGCGAATCATTTAATCATTGAAACACCAGATTTACGTATTGATAAAGCAGCTCATAAAGTCTGGGCGCTTGAACAGGAAGTTTTTTTGACTCATAAAGAATTTAATTTGCTCGTTTTTCTAGCAGAACATCCCAATCGCGTATGGCGAAAAGAAGAATTGTTTGAAACACTGTGGGGCTTTGATTCGCTTGATACGGAAATGGCAACAGTTGTTGTACATATCAAACGAATTCGTGAGAAATTGAAGAAAGCTAATCTCGCAAATTCACCTATTGAAACAATTTGGGGTAGCGGTTATCGCTTTAATTTGTAA
- a CDS encoding saccharopine dehydrogenase NADP-binding domain-containing protein, protein MKKIAIIGGYGQVGSVIVQQLIHHGKQNLLIMGRNQKKMTYFAQSLPIAIETRQIDLNQSIDDTQLADIQMVIVCLDQKKTRFIQQCQRLGIDYLDITANSIFLKKVDQLPSPFSRTLTGIGLAPGITNLAVADYLATYENTKSVDIDILLGIGDQHGQAAIDWTFSQLTSSYSLPHYQKPVSNFTIGKNATFGPRYGKKTTYNFDFADQHLLALNDSTRHYTTYLGFDVSWITKSLALLKKTKLATILKNKQVLDFLALTMRKGIIGSNEFVVKISSPQEMPSKMIVVYGKEEAKITGEIATLMVLKLLDSSVPAGNYLINELTTLNEVVTKLPRLTYEAY, encoded by the coding sequence ATGAAAAAAATTGCAATTATCGGCGGTTATGGTCAAGTCGGTAGCGTTATTGTGCAACAGCTGATTCATCATGGAAAACAAAATCTTTTAATCATGGGAAGAAATCAAAAGAAAATGACTTATTTTGCACAATCTTTACCTATTGCTATTGAAACTCGACAAATTGATTTGAACCAGTCCATTGATGATACCCAGTTAGCGGATATCCAGATGGTGATTGTTTGTCTTGATCAAAAAAAGACTCGTTTTATTCAACAATGTCAAAGACTAGGAATTGATTATTTAGATATTACTGCTAACAGTATTTTTCTAAAAAAAGTTGATCAGTTACCTAGCCCTTTCTCTCGTACATTAACAGGAATTGGCTTAGCACCAGGAATTACCAATTTAGCTGTAGCAGATTATTTAGCGACGTACGAAAATACAAAATCAGTTGATATTGATATTTTATTAGGCATTGGTGATCAGCATGGACAAGCAGCTATTGATTGGACCTTTTCACAGTTAACAAGTTCTTATAGCCTCCCTCATTACCAAAAACCAGTGTCTAATTTTACAATAGGAAAAAATGCAACATTTGGACCGCGCTATGGAAAAAAAACAACCTATAATTTTGATTTTGCTGACCAACATCTTTTAGCACTAAATGATTCTACTCGTCATTATACGACCTACTTAGGGTTTGATGTAAGCTGGATAACCAAAAGTTTAGCTCTTTTAAAAAAGACGAAACTTGCAACAATTTTAAAAAATAAACAAGTCTTAGATTTCTTGGCTTTAACCATGAGAAAAGGAATAATCGGGAGTAATGAATTCGTAGTAAAAATTTCTAGTCCTCAAGAAATGCCTTCCAAAATGATTGTTGTTTACGGAAAAGAAGAAGCAAAAATAACTGGCGAAATTGCAACATTAATGGTTCTTAAACTTCTAGACTCATCTGTGCCTGCAGGAAACTATTTAATCAATGAATTGACTACCTTAAATGAAGTAGTCACTAAGTTACCTCGACTCACTTATGAGGCATATTGA
- a CDS encoding response regulator transcription factor, whose amino-acid sequence MKRVLVIKNERSISKKIVSGLSQEGCFDLTLHNENEGLRIVFEQHWDIIILDWDDLSIPGPEICRQIRMSTMIPVIILTDNVSSQDCIAGLQAGADDYIRKPFVIEELIERIKVILRRGNFANLNTTNFYYFRDIFIDEARNLAIKNGENLSLTQREYELLLFLIKNKNSILSRELILNQVWGYEVVVNPNVVDLYVGYLRKKINCEKSNRYIQTVHGRGYAMLEQI is encoded by the coding sequence ATGAAGAGGGTATTAGTTATCAAGAATGAGCGTTCTATTTCAAAGAAAATTGTTAGTGGTTTGTCGCAAGAAGGCTGTTTTGATTTAACGTTACATAATGAAAATGAGGGGTTACGTATAGTTTTTGAACAACATTGGGATATTATTATTCTGGATTGGGATGACTTAAGTATACCTGGACCAGAAATTTGTAGACAGATTCGAATGAGTACCATGATTCCAGTAATTATTTTAACTGATAATGTTTCAAGTCAGGATTGTATTGCTGGCTTGCAAGCAGGTGCCGATGATTACATAAGAAAACCCTTTGTAATAGAAGAATTAATTGAACGAATAAAAGTGATTTTACGTAGAGGAAATTTTGCAAATTTGAACACTACAAACTTTTATTATTTTAGGGATATATTTATTGATGAAGCACGTAATTTAGCGATAAAAAATGGCGAAAATCTTTCATTGACACAGCGAGAATATGAATTGCTATTGTTTCTAATAAAAAATAAAAATAGTATCTTAAGTCGAGAATTAATTTTAAATCAAGTATGGGGATATGAAGTTGTTGTCAATCCGAATGTTGTTGATTTATACGTTGGCTATTTAAGGAAAAAGATCAATTGCGAAAAAAGCAATCGCTATATTCAAACAGTTCATGGTCGTGGCTATGCCATGCTTGAACAGATTTAG
- a CDS encoding sensor histidine kinase — translation MTIKKRFLFSYLSAILITVGSLLLIFSFISYTTLGEVPSISKIYRILTTQRPLTSEEKESYMKMNQLLQKSPQLLEEPFNNELQTLIQQIEQKQLNVVIRKNQAFTYYSSPLVEKSLHAHAPAFELNNFEPTGTIDNNGRFFHYIKNDFQYLDGSKGSFIILKRESTLFEFFIRWGIWVILIIFGIAIFAFWFISKQLSKTTIEPLMTLEKSTRQLIQGKEISPFNTLTNHQSSKEVEQLQQSFQTMWLDLQAAQTEQQKIEENRKELIANISHDLKTPMTSIIGYVEGLLDGVANTPEKRAHYLQTIHEKSLTLNDLIDELFLYSKLDLEALAFSFEKVNIITYMTHLLEEGQLEEVIVVTDFPNHPLYAMIDRTQFNRVISNLIQNSLKFQHPERQLQLTMRIQQSNGIQLIFTDNGLGITQEDLPHVFERSYRSDKARSSSIKGSGLGLSIVKQIIDAHQGIIGITSQLNEETTITIHLPFAKEFYHE, via the coding sequence ATGACCATCAAAAAACGTTTTTTATTTTCTTATTTAAGCGCAATTTTAATTACTGTAGGTTCTTTACTACTGATTTTTTCTTTCATTTCTTATACTACTTTGGGAGAAGTTCCTTCCATTTCAAAAATCTATCGGATTCTAACGACACAACGTCCTCTGACATCCGAAGAAAAAGAAAGTTATATGAAAATGAATCAGTTACTTCAAAAATCACCACAATTACTCGAAGAACCCTTTAATAATGAGTTACAAACACTCATTCAACAAATTGAACAAAAACAATTAAATGTTGTGATTCGAAAAAATCAAGCATTTACGTATTATTCTTCTCCTCTAGTTGAAAAATCATTGCACGCACATGCGCCTGCATTTGAATTGAACAATTTTGAACCCACAGGAACAATTGATAACAATGGACGTTTCTTCCATTATATCAAAAATGATTTCCAATATTTAGATGGTTCCAAAGGCAGCTTTATTATTTTGAAACGAGAAAGTACCCTCTTTGAATTTTTTATTCGTTGGGGTATCTGGGTTATTTTGATTATTTTCGGCATTGCTATTTTTGCTTTTTGGTTTATTAGTAAACAATTATCCAAAACAACCATTGAGCCCTTAATGACATTAGAAAAAAGTACACGACAACTTATACAAGGCAAAGAAATTTCGCCATTTAATACATTAACGAACCATCAATCGTCCAAAGAAGTCGAACAACTCCAACAAAGCTTTCAGACAATGTGGCTGGATTTGCAAGCGGCACAAACTGAACAGCAAAAAATTGAAGAAAATCGCAAAGAACTTATCGCCAATATTTCACACGATTTAAAAACACCGATGACTTCCATCATTGGATATGTTGAAGGGTTATTAGACGGTGTGGCAAATACGCCTGAAAAACGTGCGCATTATCTACAAACCATTCATGAAAAAAGCTTAACGCTGAATGACTTAATCGATGAACTCTTTTTATATTCCAAATTAGACTTGGAAGCCCTGGCATTTTCTTTTGAAAAAGTAAATATAATTACGTATATGACACACCTTTTAGAGGAGGGGCAACTTGAAGAGGTCATCGTCGTAACGGATTTTCCTAATCATCCTTTGTATGCGATGATTGATAGGACGCAATTTAATCGCGTCATTAGTAATCTCATTCAAAATAGTTTAAAATTTCAACACCCTGAACGACAATTACAACTAACCATGCGTATCCAACAAAGCAATGGGATTCAACTGATTTTTACAGATAACGGTCTAGGGATCACTCAAGAAGATTTACCACACGTGTTTGAACGTTCGTATCGCTCTGATAAAGCTCGAAGTTCTTCTATTAAAGGAAGTGGCTTAGGATTAAGTATTGTGAAACAAATTATTGACGCTCACCAAGGAATCATTGGGATTACTAGTCAACTAAACGAAGAAACCACTATCACGATTCATTTACCGTTTGCAAAGGAGTTTTACCATGAATAA
- a CDS encoding ABC transporter ATP-binding protein, giving the protein MTVLFRVLKDSKKYHGYIGLGILASGCATIASLYAPWAMQRLIALITSGDPDVARKSLIMGVTLLGVYILQGVFNYIKGYYTHLGAYKYVAELRLKIYDKLQHLSLRYYSDKQTGNLMSYVMNDAGGAERLFAHVFPDFVVHGLTLIAVAFMLFTINVPLALLSLASVPLIIFANYLYSKRAFPLWGKNAKVMAEMSGTLQDNLSGMKEIQAFNQQASEKERMSQAINKERDAMLQAIKMDEFVRPLIGFFSSVGLVGVIIYGGYLVSINQMAVSELVGFILYLNLFYAPINVLSSLNESTNNAIASCQRVFELLDEESEIQESSDAQTIAKLTGRIDLQDLGFAYKKEQPVLQNINLTIEPGETVALVGSTGVGKTTISNLLNRFYDPTRGRILFDGVDLKQLKLSTIRDNISMVLQDTFLFNGTVFENIVYGLKHATKEQVIQAAKAANAHDFIESLENGYDTLIGERGFKLSGGQKQRLSIARAILRDTPILIMDEATSSLDTKTEKEIQQALDKIAIDRTTIVIAHRLSTIRHADKIVVLANREISEVGTHDELLQHAGVYAQLCQNQQI; this is encoded by the coding sequence ATGACAGTTTTATTTAGGGTATTAAAAGATTCAAAAAAGTATCATGGATACATTGGTTTAGGCATCTTAGCTAGCGGATGTGCAACGATTGCTAGTCTGTATGCTCCTTGGGCGATGCAACGCTTAATTGCTTTAATTACCAGTGGAGATCCAGATGTTGCACGAAAATCCTTGATTATGGGGGTAACGCTACTCGGTGTTTATATTTTGCAAGGCGTATTTAATTATATCAAAGGGTATTATACACATTTAGGCGCATATAAATACGTAGCAGAATTACGACTAAAAATTTACGACAAATTGCAACATTTATCTTTACGCTATTATAGCGACAAACAAACAGGAAATTTGATGAGTTACGTGATGAATGATGCAGGAGGCGCAGAACGTTTATTTGCCCATGTTTTTCCAGATTTTGTGGTTCATGGCTTAACGTTAATCGCAGTTGCTTTTATGTTATTTACAATTAATGTGCCATTAGCACTTTTAAGCTTAGCAAGTGTGCCTTTAATTATTTTCGCCAACTACCTTTATTCAAAGCGAGCATTTCCTTTATGGGGAAAAAATGCCAAAGTGATGGCTGAAATGAGTGGCACGTTACAAGATAATTTATCGGGAATGAAAGAAATTCAAGCGTTTAATCAACAAGCCAGTGAAAAAGAACGGATGTCACAAGCTATCAACAAAGAACGCGATGCCATGTTACAAGCGATAAAAATGGATGAATTCGTTCGTCCGTTAATTGGCTTTTTTAGTTCTGTGGGCTTAGTAGGAGTCATTATTTATGGTGGGTATTTGGTTTCAATTAATCAAATGGCTGTCTCAGAACTAGTTGGATTTATTTTGTATTTAAATCTCTTTTATGCGCCCATCAATGTTTTATCGTCTCTCAATGAAAGCACCAATAATGCGATTGCTAGTTGTCAACGAGTATTTGAGTTGTTGGATGAAGAATCTGAAATTCAAGAAAGCAGTGACGCACAAACAATTGCTAAATTAACTGGCAGAATTGACTTACAAGATTTAGGTTTTGCATATAAAAAAGAGCAACCGGTACTTCAAAACATTAATTTGACCATTGAACCAGGAGAAACAGTGGCTTTAGTCGGTTCTACTGGTGTTGGGAAAACGACGATTAGTAATTTATTGAATCGTTTTTATGATCCTACACGAGGTCGGATTTTATTTGATGGTGTGGATTTGAAGCAACTAAAATTAAGTACTATTCGCGACAATATCAGTATGGTATTACAGGATACCTTTTTATTTAATGGAACAGTTTTCGAAAACATTGTCTACGGATTGAAACACGCAACAAAAGAACAAGTAATACAAGCGGCTAAAGCGGCGAATGCCCATGATTTTATCGAATCATTAGAAAATGGTTATGATACTTTGATTGGTGAACGGGGATTTAAATTATCAGGAGGTCAAAAACAAAGACTATCAATTGCACGTGCGATTTTAAGAGATACACCGATTTTAATTATGGATGAAGCAACATCCTCTTTGGACACCAAAACTGAAAAGGAAATCCAACAAGCGTTAGATAAAATCGCTATTGATCGTACGACGATTGTTATTGCTCATCGCTTATCCACCATCCGCCATGCAGATAAAATTGTCGTATTAGCTAATCGTGAAATTTCGGAAGTCGGTACACATGATGAGTTGTTGCAACATGCAGGTGTTTATGCACAATTATGTCAAAATCAACAAATTTAG
- a CDS encoding ABC transporter ATP-binding protein: MIKMNNVKKTYTEEVKIGPLNLDISTSCLTSLIGPNGAGKSTTLLMIGRLLKMDEGQIQIANMDISSSNSKDLAKILTILRQENHFITRLTVRQLVSFGRFPYSKGRLTKSDEQIISKYIDFLNLTALENRYLDELSGGQRQMAYVAMVLCQETEYVLLDEPLNNLDVARSVQMMNYLREVVDQLGRTVLTVMHDINFAAKYSDRICAMKNGQIAANGTVTEVMKSEILTDIFETKIDVIEGPYGPLAIY, encoded by the coding sequence ATGATAAAAATGAACAATGTAAAAAAAACATATACAGAAGAAGTGAAGATAGGACCATTAAATCTTGATATTTCTACATCTTGCTTGACGTCTTTAATAGGTCCGAATGGCGCAGGGAAATCCACGACATTATTAATGATTGGACGACTTTTAAAGATGGATGAGGGACAAATTCAAATCGCCAACATGGATATTTCTTCTTCCAATTCGAAAGATTTAGCCAAAATATTGACTATTTTGCGACAAGAAAATCACTTCATCACGCGATTAACCGTGAGACAATTAGTCAGTTTTGGACGTTTTCCTTATTCAAAAGGAAGACTAACGAAATCAGATGAACAAATCATATCTAAATATATTGATTTCTTGAACTTAACAGCGCTAGAAAATCGTTATCTTGACGAACTTTCTGGTGGGCAGAGACAAATGGCGTATGTTGCGATGGTATTATGTCAAGAAACAGAATATGTTTTACTGGATGAACCTCTCAATAATTTAGACGTTGCTCGTTCAGTACAGATGATGAATTATTTACGAGAAGTTGTGGATCAGCTAGGGCGAACGGTGTTGACAGTTATGCACGATATAAACTTTGCAGCGAAATATTCAGATCGAATTTGCGCAATGAAAAATGGTCAAATTGCCGCTAACGGAACAGTAACAGAAGTAATGAAGTCGGAAATATTAACAGATATTTTTGAAACTAAAATTGATGTTATTGAAGGTCCATATGGTCCGTTAGCTATTTATTAG
- a CDS encoding iron chelate uptake ABC transporter family permease subunit codes for MSKNKFTRVESFSQPQFYHPRKLWTKSFILTLIAVLGLAVVSLFTGVYDIRGQEDGLDMFFITRVPRTFALMLTGAAMAISGLVMQLLTQNRFVEPTTTGTIEWSGLGLLLVYLLFPSPSLVLRMTGAIIFSFIGTMVFFLFLRRVKLRSSLIVPIIGMMLKGVISAISTFIGLLFQMTQNIETWYIGSFAAVQIGRYEYLWLIVLAAGLIYLFANQLTLAGLGEDITTNLGANYNGIILVGTLLISFTVGIVAAVIGNLPFLGLIVPNIVSMFRGDDLRSNLPWVCLIGMATIIICDIISRTIIMPFEVPVSLILGTVGAILFIVILFSQRKLRS; via the coding sequence GTGTCAAAAAATAAATTTACTAGGGTTGAGAGTTTCTCTCAACCCCAGTTTTATCATCCTAGGAAATTATGGACAAAATCTTTTATTTTAACTTTGATTGCAGTTCTAGGATTAGCAGTAGTGTCTTTATTTACAGGAGTTTATGACATTCGTGGACAAGAAGATGGCTTAGACATGTTCTTTATTACAAGAGTACCAAGAACTTTTGCATTAATGCTGACAGGAGCAGCAATGGCGATTTCGGGTTTAGTTATGCAGTTGCTGACACAAAATCGTTTTGTTGAGCCAACAACAACTGGGACAATTGAGTGGTCAGGTCTAGGCTTGTTATTGGTTTATTTGTTGTTTCCTTCTCCTAGTTTAGTCTTGCGAATGACTGGAGCAATCATTTTTTCTTTTATAGGAACAATGGTTTTCTTTTTATTTTTACGACGCGTGAAACTACGCTCGTCTTTAATCGTACCTATTATTGGTATGATGTTAAAAGGCGTAATCTCTGCTATTTCAACTTTTATTGGTTTATTGTTTCAAATGACACAAAATATTGAAACATGGTATATCGGTTCTTTTGCAGCTGTTCAAATTGGTAGGTATGAATATCTATGGTTAATTGTCTTAGCGGCTGGTTTAATTTACCTTTTTGCAAATCAATTAACTTTAGCGGGGTTAGGTGAAGATATTACTACGAATTTGGGCGCGAATTATAATGGGATTATTCTTGTAGGAACATTATTGATTTCTTTTACAGTGGGAATTGTGGCTGCTGTAATTGGAAATTTGCCATTTTTAGGCTTAATCGTACCTAATATTGTCTCGATGTTTCGAGGCGATGATTTAAGAAGTAACTTACCGTGGGTTTGTCTGATAGGAATGGCAACAATCATTATTTGCGACATCATCTCTCGAACAATTATCATGCCTTTTGAAGTACCAGTATCACTAATTTTAGGAACAGTAGGCGCCATTTTATTTATCGTTATATTATTTAGTCAACGAAAGTTAAGGAGCTGA
- a CDS encoding siderophore ABC transporter substrate-binding protein: protein MKKSLGLKVMGLLSVLVLAACTNTNDTKSDTSKASSSSAVVETSENTNKTVEITDAHGTVTVPVNPETVISLDNRTFETLSDWGIELAAAPKDVMYADSPYVSDEAVQNIGNHREPNLEILAAAEPDLVIVGQRFAGYYEEIKELVPNATVIDLTFDVSEEADKPGENLVNGLKDATVSLGQIFDKEAEATQLNADFDEAIAKAKDAYNGTDTIMSVIVSGGNIGFSAPHSGRVWGPMYEIFGWIPALEADGSTSDHQGDEVSVEAIAQSNPDWIFVLDRDAATSEASESVPAQDVIDESPALQNTTAITEKQIVYAPADTYTNESIQTYLELFENLATTLAK, encoded by the coding sequence ATGAAAAAAAGTTTGGGTTTAAAAGTAATGGGGTTATTATCTGTTTTAGTATTAGCAGCTTGTACAAATACAAATGATACAAAAAGCGACACAAGCAAGGCATCAAGTTCAAGCGCGGTTGTTGAAACATCAGAAAATACCAATAAGACTGTCGAAATTACGGATGCTCATGGAACAGTTACGGTTCCTGTCAATCCTGAAACAGTCATTTCATTGGATAATAGAACTTTTGAAACATTATCAGATTGGGGAATTGAGTTAGCTGCGGCTCCTAAAGATGTTATGTATGCAGATTCGCCTTATGTCAGTGATGAAGCTGTTCAAAATATTGGTAATCATCGTGAACCAAACTTAGAAATCTTAGCTGCTGCTGAACCAGACTTAGTAATTGTTGGTCAAAGATTTGCTGGATATTATGAAGAAATCAAAGAATTAGTTCCGAATGCAACGGTGATTGATTTAACCTTTGATGTATCTGAAGAAGCAGATAAACCTGGAGAAAATTTAGTAAACGGCTTAAAAGATGCAACGGTGAGTTTAGGACAGATTTTTGATAAAGAAGCAGAAGCAACACAATTGAATGCTGATTTTGACGAGGCTATTGCCAAAGCAAAGGATGCTTATAACGGAACTGATACTATAATGAGTGTAATTGTGAGTGGTGGAAATATTGGATTTTCTGCACCACACTCTGGTCGTGTTTGGGGTCCAATGTATGAAATCTTTGGTTGGATACCAGCATTAGAAGCAGATGGTTCGACTTCTGATCATCAAGGTGACGAAGTTTCAGTTGAAGCTATTGCTCAAAGCAACCCAGATTGGATTTTTGTCTTAGATCGAGATGCTGCAACGTCTGAAGCAAGTGAATCAGTACCCGCACAAGATGTGATTGATGAATCACCTGCACTTCAAAATACAACCGCTATTACTGAAAAACAAATCGTTTATGCACCGGCAGATACTTATACAAATGAATCTATTCAAACTTATTTAGAATTGTTTGAAAATCTTGCAACTACTTTAGCGAAGTAG
- a CDS encoding iron chelate uptake ABC transporter family permease subunit, whose translation MEKNKTLENRSSSVFRTKKEQKRYWIWLLIFIALGLFASYGLLVFNNPVPIHSPSFVPIVKRRIVALIAMLIAAVCHSLSTVTFQSVTNNRIITPSLLGFEALYSTINTSVIFLFGATALINFKGIGVFIFQVFMMVLLSLLLYGWLLSGKYGNLQLMLLVGIIIGVGLSSVSSFMRRLLAPSEFDLLQSRLFGSVNNAESSYFPIVIPVVILITVLFFLQAKKLNLLSLGKDVSVSLGVNYQLNLIYVLVLVAILMSISTALIGPITFFGFLVATLSYQVTPTYDHKHLFLMAMAIGFLIITSAYFFMYHIFNAQGVVSVIIELFGGIIFLIVVLRKRSL comes from the coding sequence ATGGAAAAAAACAAAACACTAGAAAATCGCTCATCTTCAGTTTTTCGTACAAAAAAAGAACAAAAACGATATTGGATATGGCTATTAATTTTTATTGCTTTAGGATTGTTTGCTTCCTATGGATTATTGGTTTTTAATAATCCTGTTCCTATTCATTCACCGTCATTTGTTCCTATTGTGAAAAGAAGAATCGTGGCGCTAATCGCTATGCTGATAGCGGCTGTTTGTCATAGTTTGTCGACAGTAACATTTCAATCTGTCACTAATAATCGGATTATCACGCCATCGCTTTTAGGATTTGAAGCACTCTATTCTACAATTAATACCAGTGTCATTTTTTTGTTTGGCGCAACAGCTTTAATTAATTTTAAAGGAATCGGTGTTTTTATCTTTCAAGTTTTTATGATGGTGCTATTAAGTTTATTACTGTATGGATGGTTATTGTCAGGGAAATACGGTAATTTACAATTAATGCTTCTAGTAGGGATTATCATTGGTGTAGGATTGAGCTCTGTATCAAGTTTTATGCGCCGTCTTTTAGCTCCTTCTGAATTTGATTTATTACAGTCCCGTTTATTTGGTTCAGTGAACAATGCAGAGTCTAGCTACTTTCCAATTGTTATACCAGTAGTCATTTTGATTACTGTATTATTTTTTTTACAAGCAAAAAAATTGAACTTATTATCTCTTGGAAAAGATGTATCTGTTTCATTAGGCGTGAATTACCAATTAAATTTGATTTATGTTTTGGTACTGGTGGCCATTTTAATGTCTATTTCAACGGCTTTAATTGGTCCAATTACTTTTTTTGGATTTTTAGTCGCAACGTTAAGTTACCAAGTCACGCCTACTTACGATCATAAACATTTGTTTTTAATGGCGATGGCGATTGGCTTTTTGATAATAACGAGTGCTTATTTTTTTATGTACCATATATTCAATGCTCAAGGAGTTGTTTCAGTCATTATTGAATTATTCGGGGGCATTATCTTTTTAATAGTAGTGTTAAGGAAGCGATCATTATGA
- a CDS encoding ABC transporter substrate-binding protein, with protein MKKVSIFLLALFLMFLGACSNQENKGTEKESNETRTIETTLGDVEIPDVPQRVIVTYNLGDVLALGVKPVATYDATGKAYEKEVADIPVWDTFDEETIMAYEPDLILVISEDDVEKMSKIAPTIFVPFTEMSMEERLTFLGEVFNKQEEAKTLLADFDQQITDAKAKLEENGILDQTVSIFEGDYDGNGSIWVFGDKWGRGGDLIYSHLGLKAPKVIEDEIIGKDQYRELSMEVLPEYTGDFIIFSGEQGGLADNKVWQAIPAVQEGKIVPIDFDLFYDIDIYSSKVQLDYLVDAMIQTVK; from the coding sequence ATGAAAAAAGTTAGCATTTTTTTATTAGCACTATTTTTAATGTTCTTAGGTGCTTGTAGCAATCAAGAAAATAAAGGAACCGAAAAAGAAAGTAACGAAACTCGTACAATTGAAACAACATTAGGTGATGTAGAGATACCTGATGTTCCACAACGCGTCATTGTAACGTATAACTTAGGTGATGTTTTGGCGTTAGGAGTAAAACCAGTCGCAACCTATGATGCAACTGGCAAAGCCTATGAAAAAGAAGTCGCTGATATACCTGTTTGGGATACGTTTGATGAAGAAACAATTATGGCGTATGAACCTGATTTAATCCTAGTTATTTCTGAAGATGATGTGGAGAAAATGTCGAAAATTGCACCAACGATTTTCGTTCCTTTTACGGAAATGTCAATGGAAGAACGATTAACCTTTTTAGGAGAAGTCTTTAATAAACAAGAAGAAGCGAAAACGTTGTTAGCTGATTTTGATCAGCAAATTACAGATGCCAAAGCTAAGCTTGAAGAGAATGGTATCTTGGATCAAACAGTCAGTATCTTTGAAGGAGATTATGATGGAAATGGCAGCATCTGGGTTTTTGGTGATAAATGGGGACGTGGTGGCGATTTAATTTATAGTCATTTAGGCTTAAAAGCACCAAAAGTGATCGAAGATGAAATTATTGGGAAAGACCAATATCGAGAATTATCAATGGAAGTCTTGCCAGAATATACGGGTGACTTTATTATCTTTTCTGGTGAACAAGGTGGTTTAGCGGACAATAAAGTATGGCAAGCAATACCTGCTGTTCAAGAAGGAAAAATTGTGCCTATCGACTTTGACTTATTTTATGATATTGACATTTATTCATCAAAAGTACAATTAGATTACTTAGTGGATGCAATGATTCAAACAGTTAAATAA